From the Mycobacterium noviomagense genome, the window TATCGCTGAACCTTGCCGTCGTGGTGGCTAAGCTGATGATTGCGCCAATTGGCTTGGAGGAACAGTGGATATCGTCCTCGGCGTGTCGATGGCACCCACGACGGTCCGCATGGTGCTCGTCGAAGGGCAGAACGCCGACGGAGCCACCGTCGACGAAGACGGCTTTGACGTCGTTGCTGACGAGGAGTCCGCAACTACGAGTGCACCCGAGCGGGTGATCGCGGCCATCCTCGGTACTCGAGAGAGCGCTGCAGAAGGCGATTACCACCTCGCGGCAACTGGGGTCACGTGGACCGACCCTGTCGAAGCCGCCGCGCTCCGCGACGCACTGGCGGCTTACAAGGTCGAAAACGTCATGCTGGTCTCGGCATTTCTGGCCGCGGCCGCTTTGGCGCAGTCCGTCGGTAGCGCGGTGGGCTATGGCCACACCGGGCTGCTGTTCCTGGAGCCTGACGCCGCGACCCTGGCGGTCGTCGACTCGGCCGACGGTTCGATCAGCGATGTACGCCGCCGACCAGTGCGGAGCGCAGAATCGCTGACCGAGTTAACAGGCCTGATGGCCCAGCTGGATGTGTTGGAATCCCGGCCGGAAGGCGTCTTTGTCGTAGGCACTGGCGTTGACGTCGCGGCGATCAAGCCCCACCTGGAGGCGGCAACCGGGCTGCCGGTGACCGTCCCCGAAGAGCCCGACATGGCACTGGCGCGAGGAGCCGCATTGGCGTCGGCCGACGCGCCGCTGTTCGCCTCGTCGACCGTCGCGGTGGCTTACTCCCAAGTTCGGGACTGGACGACGGCCGGAGTGGTCGAGCCGGATACGGCCGACGTCGGTGCGGGTCACGCGTTGGCGTATGCCGCCGACACAGACGCTTACGCCGCCCTCGACGCTGACTTCAGCGCCGAGGGCCGCAAGCCGCTCTTGGTCGCGCTGAGCGTGATGACGATCTTCTTTGTCGGGGTTTTGGCGCTGGTCGTTTCCTTGGGCATCCGTGCTCGCCCTGCGATGAGTCAGCAGCCCCGGGCCGCCGGAGACCTCGTCTTTCCGGTGAAGGAGGCGCCCGCGCCTGCGCCCCCGAAGGCAGAAGTGCAAGCTCCGCCCGCGGCTGCGCCGAACGTCCAGCCGGCGCCGCAGATGCAGCCGGCACCTTCCGATTCTGTTGCGTCAGCGCCAGCCCCGGAGGCGCCTGCGCCTGAGGCGGCCGCGCCCGCGCCTGCTGCTCCCAAGCCGGTCCCCGTGCCGGTGGCTGCGACGCCTGTTCCGGTGGCTCCGGCTCCGCCCGCGGCTCCGGTCGTTCCGGCACCCGCCGCTCCAGCGCCGGCTCCGGTCGTGCCCGCGCCTGCGGCTCCAGCACCCGCTCCGGTGGCCCCGGTGCCGGTCCCGGTACCGGTGGCGCCGGTGATTCCGATCCTTCCCCCGGTCTTCAATCCGCCGGTCCTCCATCCGCCGGTGCAGAGCCCGCCGTTCCAGCCCGGCGGCGGTGACCGCAGTGGGGGCGGGTGGCCGCCCGGAGGCGGCGCTCGCGATCGCGGCGCGTGGCCACCGGCTGGTGGCGGCCGAGACGGCGGCGGATGGCCGCCAGGTGGCGGGTGGCAGCCCCGCGGTGGCGAGCGCGGCGGGGGCGGATGGTTACCCGGGGGCGCCCCGGGCGGCGGCTTCGGCGGCAACCACGGCGGCTTCGGCGATGGACCCGGTGGGTCCGGGGGCGGCCACGGCGGCGGTATCGGAGGCTTTGGCGGCGGCCACGGCGGTTTCGGCGGCGGTCACGGCGGCCGGTGATCCGTGCCTGTGCCGCGCCGCAACGCCGGCGCCGAGCTTCGGCCGCGGACACCACGGCTAGGCCGCTGGATAACGCGGGCCTCGATCGCTACGCCGGCGGCGGTCCCCACGGTGGTGGTGGCGGTGGTGCACCCCAGCCAGGTGGCGGCCCAGCAGGCGGGGGTGGTGGCGGGGGTGCCGGCTCCCCAGGCGCGGGCGGCCGATTGGCCGGCCCTCCGTGGCGCGGCTGAACGCCGGACCAAGCGTCGGGCGGCGGAGGCGGTGCGGGCCATGCGTGCGGCGGCACGGGGGCAGCAACGCAAGCCGGCGCAGGAGGAGGCGGCCCGGCATGGGTTCGTCCCTCGCTCGCGGCGATGAACGCAGGCGAGGTGGTCGCGATCACCGCGGCCGTGGCAACCGCGCCAACGACCAGACCAGCCAGCCCTGCACCGACCGCCGTCCCCGTGGGATGGCGGCGCGTGAAACCCACCCATCGGCGTCGACGGACCTGCGTTTCGTGATCGGAAGACGCTGTCGGGCGGTCGGATTCAGTGTCCGGCGGGGTAGCGGTGACGTCGTCGGGGGTGGTGTCGTTATCGGCCATGTCGCTTCCCATCTCTGTCGGCTGTGGTCACCTCAGAAGCTAGGCAGCGAACTTGAAGTGAGCCTGAAGAAACGGTCGGGAGCGTTTCTTCAGGCTGGTCTCAGAAACTCGGCGCTAACAATGAACCATGACCGATTACCGTCGCACCGCCCGCGCGGGCGCGGGTTCAGCAGCCCGAAAGGCCGACCAGTTCAGTGTCGGCGCGCCGCGGGTACTGGTGGTCGAAGACTCCGAGACGATCCGTGAAATGGTGTGCGAGGCGCTGGCCGACGCCGGCTATCTCGCCGAAGCCCGCTCGGACGGCGAGGGTTTGGAGGGCGTGCTCGACGGCTTTCGCCCCGACCTGGTGGTGCTTGACGTGATGCTGCCGGGCCGCCGCGACGGGTTCAGCCTGATCGACGTCGTAGTCGGCTGGGGCGATGTCGGGATCGTGATGATCACCGCCCGCGATGGGTTGCCGGACCGGTTGCGCGGGCTCGACGGCGGCGCCGACGACTACGTCGTCAAGCCGTTCGAGCTCGCCGAACTGGTATCGCGAGTTGGCGCGGTACTGCGCCGCCGCGGACGGCTGCCCGCGGTGGTGCAGGTGGGCGACCTGATGGTTGACGTCGACGCCGGGATCGCCGCCCGCGACGGCCAGCCGCTGGACCTCACGGCAACCGAGCTGCGCCTGCTGGCCTTCCTCGTCGAGCAGCGCGGCCGGATCGTCAGCGCGCGCCAGATCCTGACCGCGGTGTGGGGCTACGACGCCTACGACCCCAACCTCGTCCAGGTGCACATCAGCGGGCTGCGGCGCAAGCTCGAGGCCCATGGCCCCCGGATCCTGCACACCGTCCGGGGCATCGGCTACCGCCTGCAACCCCAGCGGTCATGACGTCTGCCACGACGCCGACCCCGTCGCTGCGGCGTCGAGTGACGCTGATCGTGGTCGGGTTAATGGCGCTGCTGTTGCTGCTGCTCGGGGTGGTGATCGACTTCAGCGTCGGCGTCCAGGCCCGCCGCAATCTGCATGACCGGCTGGTCGCTGCGACGTCGCGCGCCGATGTACTCGCCGCCGCCGGCACTCCGCCCGCTCAGCTGGCCGCCGAACTCAACGGGGGCACCGTGCGAGCGCTGGTCGTCACAGCAAACGGCGCCACGTACGGTGACCCCTCGATCAGCCCGGACATGACCGCCGGACCGGTGGCCCCACCGCCACCTCGGCCACCGCTGCCACCGCTGCTGGGTGCTGGCCCGCCGCCACCGCCCGCGCCACCCTGGGGTCCACCGCCTCCACCACCTCCGCGGCCACCGCCCCCGCCCGAGGCGACCGCCACCGCTGTCGTGCACCCGCTGCCCACCGGTGGACGAGTGATCCTCGTCGCCGACACCACGCAGAGCGTGCAGATGATCAGCCAGCTGCGCCGCCTGATGGTTGGCGCCGGTCTGGCCACCCTCAGCGTCGCGGCGTTACTGCTGATAGCGGCCAGCCGTGCGGCGTTGCTTCCCTTGGCGCGACTCACTCAGCTGGCCAAAGACACCACCATCGGTGATCGTGGCCGACGGCTGCGGCCGGACCGGCCCACCACCGAGTTAGGCCGCGCCGCAAGCGCTTTCGACGGCATGCTCGACGCGCTGGAAGCATCCGAACACCGCGCTCAGCGGGCGGCGGAGACCGCGCAGCGCGCCGAGACGGCGACCCGGCGATTCCTCGTGGACGCGGCGCACGAACTGCGCACCCCGATTGCCGGGATCCAGGCCGCCGCCGAACAACTCGCCAGCAACGCCAGCCAAGACGAGTCCGACCCCGCGGCACGGCGCCAGTACCGTCGAGCCAGCCTGCTGCTGTCCGACGCCCACCGCGCCGCACGGCTGGTCGCCGACATGCTCGACCTGAGTCGCATCGACGCCGGCCTACCGCTGGACCTGCAAGACACCGACCTGGGCGCGATCGCCGACGCCGAAGCCGACCGCGCGCGCATGCTGGCGCCGCAGCTGACCATCACGCGGGCGGGGCTCAGCGCGCTGCGTGTGCGCGCCGATCCGACGCGGGTGGCCCAGATCCTGTCCAACCTCTTGGACAACGCGCGGCGGCATACTCCGCCCGGTGGCCAGATCGGCATAGACCTGCAGCGACGCGACGGCGTCGCCGAGGTGACGGTCACCGACACCGGCCCAGGTATTCCTGAGGACGAACGCGAACGCATCTTCGAACGGCTGGTGCGCCTGGACACCGGGCGCGCCCGCGACCACGGCGGCGCGGGTCTCGGCTTATCGATCGCACGCGCCCTGGCCCGTGCCCACGGCGGCGACCTGACGTGCCTATCCCACCAGGGCGGTGCTCAGTTCCGGCTCACGATCCCGGCTGACCCGGCTGCTGCGTGACGCGGCCATTCTCCTCGGCGCCAGGATGCCGTCCCGCCCGTTGCGGCAGCACGATGATGAGCGCGACGATCAGGGCCGCAATCACCGCAGAAGCCAACGGGCGGCTCAGGTTCAGCCCGCCCTGGCTCACCGGCTTGTCGAGAAAATCGCCCAGAGTCGCACCGAGCGGCCGGGTCAAGATGAAGGCAATCCAGAACAGGGCCACGTGCGAGATGCTTGTCCAGTAATACAGCGCCGCGACCACGGCGAGCGCAGTAGCAAACACCAGCGCACCGCGTTCGTAACCAAGGTCGCGGGTGTCGGCCAGCCAATCGCCGAGGGCCGTGCCCAGCGTCTGCGAGAAAGTGATTGTCGCCCAATAGAAAGCCTCGACCTTCGGGGTCGAGACCGTCGTCACCGAAACCGTGCCCTCCGACCAGTACCAGAGCCCGAGGGTGACGAGCACACACAGCAAGAGCAGACTCGACCCGCCCGTGTAGCCGATCCCGAGCGAGCGATCAGCGAAGTCGGCCATCGCCGTGCCGAAGGTTGTCGAGGCGATGATCGTCGCCCAGTAGAGAAACGGCCGGAAGCTCTTGGCCCAGATCTGGGTCAGCACAAGCGCTACCAGCACGACCCCGAACAGCACGACGCCCGCGAGATACCCCCAATTCAGCGTCATCGTGACCGTGTCGCCGCCGGTCTCGCCGAGCGTCGTCGCCAGCACCTTGATGATCCAGAAGCCCAACGTGACTTCCGGCACCTTGCTCAACGCGAGTTTCGTCTGGTCAGTCATGGTGATCGCAGGTTAGTCAACTCCTGGTAGCCGGCTCGGCTGATTTCGGCGTGTGGGCCAACCGCCGCCGGTGGTGCTGCCGATGCTGGCGGATCTCGTAGACCAGTACGGCAAACCCGACGGCGCCCGTGCACAGCGACACCACGATTAGCAGCGGGCTGACGTGTCCGGTGAGCGCATCGCCGAGGATCACCACGGCAGCGGTCCCGGGGGTCGTGCCGACCAGCGTGGCCACCGTGTACGGCAACACGCGCACCGCCGAGGCGCCGGCCGCATAGTTGAGCACCGAGAACGGCACGGCTGGGATCAGCCGCAGGGAAAGGATCGTCGGCCAACCGCGGTCGCGCAGCCGCTCGTCGACGCTGTCGACCGCTCGATGGCGCACCAGACGGCTTAGCTGCCAACCCGCCACCCGGACCAGTACCAGCGCGATCACCGCACTGGCAGTGCTGGCCAGGACCGCCAGCACCACACCGAGCGCCGAGCCGAACAACAGGCCGGCGGCAAGCGTGAATGCGGTGCGTGGAAATGGCAGCACGGTGACGACGATGTGCGCGCCCAGGAAGGCGAGCGGAAACCACGGTCCCACCGATTTTGCCCAGTCGCGCAATTGCACCGCGGTGGGAATCGGGACCAGCAACGCCACCGCGATCAGCACCGCAATGGTCAACGCTGTCAGGATGATGCGCCGACGGGGCACTTGACGGGCCGTTGCGACCACCGCGGAAGCGACGCCACGGAAAGTGTCGGCTATCTTGCTCGCGGCGGGACCCGGCACGGTGTCTAAGGCTACGGGTGGTGAGTAAACAGTGCGTTTCCGGTGTCCGGCGTTTCGCCAGCACCGACCACACCTCGGCTTCTGAGCACCGATCGCGATCAATTAGCCTGGGTGTCAAGTGGCGAGCCCGGCGACGATGCGGGGCCGGGAACGGCCTGTGCAGGAGCCGGGCAAACCAGACTCTGCGACAACAGGAGCCGCCGGTGTCAGTCGATGCGTCGTCCGAGCCCGTCGATCTGGCGCAGGCACGTGCGCGGTGGCGCACAGCTGTCGCCGAGGTGGTGGCGAAGAGCACCCGGCGTGGCGCCGAGGAGCTCGGCGACGAACCGGAGCGGCTGCTGGAGACCCCTACGTACGAAGGGTTTCCGATCCGAGCCCTCTACACCGCATTGGACGCGCTGCCGGAGCGGCCGCTTCCCGGCGAGTTCCCGTTCGTGCGCGGCGCCAGCGCCCACCGCGACGTCAACGCCGGCTGGAAAGTTGCCGAGGTGTTCCCCAGCAATGCCAGTGAGGACAACGCGGCGCTACTGGCTGCCCTGAACGACGGCGTCAGCGCGCTGGTGTTGCGGGTCGGCGAATCCGGTGTGGCGCCGGCTCAGCTCGACCGGTTGCTGGCCGGTGTGCACTTAGCGCTCGTGCCAGTCATTCTCGACGCCGGCGCCGACTACCCAACCGCCGCTTACACCATGCTGGCTTTGGTGGCCGAGGTGGACGACCACAATCGGGCGATGCTGTCGGTCGATCTCGGCGCCGACCCGCTGACCGCGCCGCTCAGCGATCGCGCCGCCCCCTCGCTCGATGAGGTGGTCGCGGTCGCATCACGGGTTGCCGGGGCACACGGCGTGCGGGCGATCACGGTCGACGGCCCGGCGTTGCACAACCGCGGCGCCAGTGCCGCGTGGGAGCTCGGCGGCACTATCGCCGCCGCGGTGGCCTATCTTCGGGTGCTCGACGAGTCCGGGATATCCGCCGCAAATGCGTTGCAGCAGATTAGTTTTCGGTTTGCCGCCGACGACGACCAGTTCATGACGATCGCGAAGATGCGTGCGGCGCGCCAACTGTGGGCTCGGGTGGCCGAAGTGGTGGGCGAGCCCGACAGCGGCGCGGCGATCCTGCACGCCGAGACTTCGTGGGCGATGATGACCCAGCGTGA encodes:
- a CDS encoding DUF7159 family protein yields the protein MDIVLGVSMAPTTVRMVLVEGQNADGATVDEDGFDVVADEESATTSAPERVIAAILGTRESAAEGDYHLAATGVTWTDPVEAAALRDALAAYKVENVMLVSAFLAAAALAQSVGSAVGYGHTGLLFLEPDAATLAVVDSADGSISDVRRRPVRSAESLTELTGLMAQLDVLESRPEGVFVVGTGVDVAAIKPHLEAATGLPVTVPEEPDMALARGAALASADAPLFASSTVAVAYSQVRDWTTAGVVEPDTADVGAGHALAYAADTDAYAALDADFSAEGRKPLLVALSVMTIFFVGVLALVVSLGIRARPAMSQQPRAAGDLVFPVKEAPAPAPPKAEVQAPPAAAPNVQPAPQMQPAPSDSVASAPAPEAPAPEAAAPAPAAPKPVPVPVAATPVPVAPAPPAAPVVPAPAAPAPAPVVPAPAAPAPAPVAPVPVPVPVAPVIPILPPVFNPPVLHPPVQSPPFQPGGGDRSGGGWPPGGGARDRGAWPPAGGGRDGGGWPPGGGWQPRGGERGGGGWLPGGAPGGGFGGNHGGFGDGPGGSGGGHGGGIGGFGGGHGGFGGGHGGR
- a CDS encoding sensor histidine kinase; amino-acid sequence: MTSATTPTPSLRRRVTLIVVGLMALLLLLLGVVIDFSVGVQARRNLHDRLVAATSRADVLAAAGTPPAQLAAELNGGTVRALVVTANGATYGDPSISPDMTAGPVAPPPPRPPLPPLLGAGPPPPPAPPWGPPPPPPPRPPPPPEATATAVVHPLPTGGRVILVADTTQSVQMISQLRRLMVGAGLATLSVAALLLIAASRAALLPLARLTQLAKDTTIGDRGRRLRPDRPTTELGRAASAFDGMLDALEASEHRAQRAAETAQRAETATRRFLVDAAHELRTPIAGIQAAAEQLASNASQDESDPAARRQYRRASLLLSDAHRAARLVADMLDLSRIDAGLPLDLQDTDLGAIADAEADRARMLAPQLTITRAGLSALRVRADPTRVAQILSNLLDNARRHTPPGGQIGIDLQRRDGVAEVTVTDTGPGIPEDERERIFERLVRLDTGRARDHGGAGLGLSIARALARAHGGDLTCLSHQGGAQFRLTIPADPAAA
- the mutA gene encoding methylmalonyl-CoA mutase small subunit, whose product is MSVDASSEPVDLAQARARWRTAVAEVVAKSTRRGAEELGDEPERLLETPTYEGFPIRALYTALDALPERPLPGEFPFVRGASAHRDVNAGWKVAEVFPSNASEDNAALLAALNDGVSALVLRVGESGVAPAQLDRLLAGVHLALVPVILDAGADYPTAAYTMLALVAEVDDHNRAMLSVDLGADPLTAPLSDRAAPSLDEVVAVASRVAGAHGVRAITVDGPALHNRGASAAWELGGTIAAAVAYLRVLDESGISAANALQQISFRFAADDDQFMTIAKMRAARQLWARVAEVVGEPDSGAAILHAETSWAMMTQRDPWVNMLRTTVAAFGAGVGGADTVRVLPFDVAIPGGYPGTPTSFSRRIARNTQLLLLEESHIGRVLDPAGGSWYVEDLTEQLAQQAWKHFQDIEACGGFVDARDYVSDQITEVAARRIDDTAHRRRAITGVNEYPNITEPPLPPSDSTAAVQRYAAEFEALRDRSDAYLEQTGSRPQVLLLPLGPLAEHNVRATFAANLLASGGIEAINPGPVDAAGVAQAVSTAGTTTAAVICGTDKRYNDEAPAMVEAARSAGIQRVYLAGPKTALPDAEHLPDEYLTVKINAVEALSNLLTRLGA
- a CDS encoding COG4705 family protein, whose product is MTDQTKLALSKVPEVTLGFWIIKVLATTLGETGGDTVTMTLNWGYLAGVVLFGVVLVALVLTQIWAKSFRPFLYWATIIASTTFGTAMADFADRSLGIGYTGGSSLLLLCVLVTLGLWYWSEGTVSVTTVSTPKVEAFYWATITFSQTLGTALGDWLADTRDLGYERGALVFATALAVVAALYYWTSISHVALFWIAFILTRPLGATLGDFLDKPVSQGGLNLSRPLASAVIAALIVALIIVLPQRAGRHPGAEENGRVTQQPGQPGS
- a CDS encoding TVP38/TMEM64 family protein, translated to MPGPAASKIADTFRGVASAVVATARQVPRRRIILTALTIAVLIAVALLVPIPTAVQLRDWAKSVGPWFPLAFLGAHIVVTVLPFPRTAFTLAAGLLFGSALGVVLAVLASTASAVIALVLVRVAGWQLSRLVRHRAVDSVDERLRDRGWPTILSLRLIPAVPFSVLNYAAGASAVRVLPYTVATLVGTTPGTAAVVILGDALTGHVSPLLIVVSLCTGAVGFAVLVYEIRQHRQHHRRRLAHTPKSAEPATRS
- a CDS encoding response regulator transcription factor; protein product: MTDYRRTARAGAGSAARKADQFSVGAPRVLVVEDSETIREMVCEALADAGYLAEARSDGEGLEGVLDGFRPDLVVLDVMLPGRRDGFSLIDVVVGWGDVGIVMITARDGLPDRLRGLDGGADDYVVKPFELAELVSRVGAVLRRRGRLPAVVQVGDLMVDVDAGIAARDGQPLDLTATELRLLAFLVEQRGRIVSARQILTAVWGYDAYDPNLVQVHISGLRRKLEAHGPRILHTVRGIGYRLQPQRS